In the Brucella anthropi ATCC 49188 genome, one interval contains:
- a CDS encoding FadR/GntR family transcriptional regulator, whose protein sequence is MKDRRLLQIAPLPPMDRARQVTDALANYIATAQLQAGDRLPAERELMTALAVGRSTIREAIRHFQALGVIEARKGSGTYLLKPISAATIHMPLSFDPAQLRDALLQSLEVRRGIEAEASMVAARKRTAEDLVIIERNLNEMERVHIAEGTSGPEDLAFHLAIYDATHNPLFRQLLEQMREAFLHFWDHPFERIDFARRTFPFHRTLFNAIVAQDPEAARQETLKILDIVEEDIKEMSK, encoded by the coding sequence ATGAAAGATCGCAGGCTGCTGCAGATAGCACCGTTACCGCCGATGGATCGCGCCCGGCAGGTAACAGATGCGCTCGCCAATTACATCGCGACAGCGCAGCTTCAGGCCGGAGATCGCCTTCCCGCCGAACGTGAATTGATGACCGCGCTGGCCGTGGGGCGCTCCACCATTCGCGAAGCAATCCGGCACTTTCAGGCGCTGGGTGTGATCGAAGCCCGCAAAGGTAGCGGCACCTATCTGCTCAAGCCGATTTCGGCGGCAACCATTCATATGCCGCTTTCATTCGACCCCGCGCAATTGCGCGATGCATTGCTGCAATCGCTTGAAGTGCGCCGTGGCATCGAAGCCGAGGCCAGCATGGTCGCCGCCCGCAAACGCACGGCGGAAGACCTCGTCATCATCGAACGCAATCTCAATGAGATGGAGCGCGTTCATATCGCGGAAGGCACGTCAGGCCCGGAAGATCTGGCGTTTCATCTCGCCATTTACGACGCGACCCATAATCCGCTTTTCAGACAATTGCTCGAACAGATGCGCGAAGCCTTCTTGCACTTCTGGGATCATCCGTTTGAGCGGATCGACTTCGCGCGGCGGACCTTTCCGTTCCACCGCACGCTCTTTAACGCCATCGTGGCTCAGGACCCTGAAGCCGCACGGCAGGAAACACTCAAGATCCTCGACATTGTCGAGGAAGACATCAAGGAAATGTCCAAATGA
- a CDS encoding ABC transporter substrate-binding protein has protein sequence MKKLIAAAFATMLLSGTALADTTLKLVEVITSPERTKTLESIVAKFEAANPGTKVEIISLPWGESFQKFATMVSAGEIPDVMEMPDTWVSLYANNGMLENLEPYLEKWETTPDLTERALELGRSVNNTAYTLPYGFYLNAMFYNKKLLSEAGVSEPPKTMDEFVEASKKIAALPGKSGFCMRGGPGGLNGWVIFAASMAGDNKFFNEDGTSTMNSEGWKKGITWMVDLYKNGLAPKDSVNWGFNETVAGFYSGTCAFLNQDPDALIAIAERMKPEDFGVTIMPKGPDGKTFPTIGFAGWSMMSGSQNKDLSWKLISMLEGPEGNIEWNKRTGALPVLKSAQNDPFYSGEQFKGWFDELADKNVVPTVMPTYLEEFAFFKDSLVIKTSQEALLGDITPDQLADQWAEYLTKAQQKHLSKQ, from the coding sequence ATGAAAAAACTAATAGCAGCCGCATTCGCAACCATGCTTTTGAGCGGTACGGCGCTTGCCGATACCACTCTGAAGCTTGTTGAAGTCATCACCAGCCCGGAACGCACCAAGACGCTTGAATCCATCGTTGCCAAGTTTGAGGCAGCCAATCCGGGTACCAAGGTCGAAATCATCTCGCTGCCATGGGGCGAATCCTTCCAGAAATTCGCAACCATGGTTTCGGCTGGTGAAATTCCCGATGTCATGGAAATGCCGGACACCTGGGTTTCGCTCTATGCCAACAATGGCATGCTGGAAAACCTCGAGCCATATCTCGAAAAGTGGGAAACCACGCCAGACCTGACCGAGCGCGCACTTGAGCTTGGCCGCAGTGTCAACAACACAGCCTATACGCTGCCTTACGGCTTCTATCTGAACGCCATGTTCTACAACAAGAAGCTGCTGTCTGAGGCTGGTGTGTCCGAGCCGCCAAAGACGATGGACGAATTTGTCGAAGCCTCCAAAAAGATCGCAGCCCTTCCCGGCAAGTCCGGCTTCTGTATGCGTGGTGGCCCCGGTGGTCTCAATGGCTGGGTGATTTTTGCCGCATCCATGGCCGGTGACAATAAGTTCTTCAACGAAGACGGCACCTCGACCATGAACAGCGAAGGCTGGAAAAAGGGCATCACCTGGATGGTCGATCTCTACAAGAACGGCCTTGCACCGAAGGACAGCGTCAACTGGGGCTTCAACGAAACCGTCGCCGGTTTCTATAGCGGCACCTGCGCCTTCCTCAACCAAGATCCAGATGCGCTGATCGCCATTGCCGAACGCATGAAGCCGGAAGATTTCGGCGTCACCATCATGCCAAAGGGCCCGGATGGCAAAACCTTCCCGACCATCGGTTTTGCCGGCTGGTCGATGATGAGCGGTAGCCAGAACAAGGACCTCTCCTGGAAGCTGATCTCGATGCTTGAAGGTCCGGAAGGCAATATCGAATGGAACAAGCGCACCGGTGCATTGCCGGTTCTTAAATCTGCTCAGAACGATCCGTTCTATAGCGGCGAGCAGTTCAAGGGCTGGTTCGATGAACTGGCTGACAAGAACGTCGTTCCAACCGTCATGCCGACCTATCTGGAAGAATTTGCCTTCTTCAAGGATTCGCTCGTCATCAAGACCTCGCAGGAAGCGCTTCTCGGCGACATCACGCCAGATCAGCTGGCCGACCAATGGGCAGAATATCTGACCAAGGCACAGCAGAAGCACCTTTCAAAGCAATAG
- a CDS encoding ABC transporter ATP-binding protein, producing the protein MASIDIQSVRKSYGEHAVLHGVDLEIKDGEFIVLVGPSGCGKSTLLRMIAGLEDITAGQVQISGKRVNELAPKDRDIAMVFQSYALYPHMSVADNMSYSMRLRKTPKEKIASAIKSTAAKLGLDPLLERRPKALSGGQRQRVAMGRAIVRQPKAFLFDEPLSNLDARLREQMRAEIKKLHGELKATSIYVTHDQIEAMTLADRIVAMHGGVVQQVGSPLELYDHPANLFVAGFIGSPAMNFLDVTYLEQDGGPRLKLKDGTLIALPQPVKLKDGGNATLGIRPEHVHIENSAGLTTDVDLVEPTGFGIILHLSLHGLPFKIFTLDRDALHAQGSIQVSFPAQHLHLFDREGNRVESA; encoded by the coding sequence ATGGCTTCCATCGATATTCAGTCAGTCCGCAAAAGCTATGGCGAACATGCTGTTCTGCACGGCGTTGACCTTGAGATCAAAGATGGCGAATTCATCGTGCTGGTCGGCCCGTCAGGCTGTGGCAAATCCACATTGCTGCGCATGATTGCAGGCCTTGAAGACATCACTGCCGGTCAGGTGCAGATCAGTGGCAAGCGCGTCAATGAGCTGGCACCCAAAGATCGCGATATTGCGATGGTGTTTCAGTCCTATGCGCTCTATCCGCATATGAGTGTCGCCGACAATATGAGCTACAGCATGCGACTGCGCAAAACGCCGAAAGAAAAGATCGCAAGCGCCATCAAATCGACCGCCGCCAAGCTCGGCCTTGATCCTTTGCTGGAGCGTCGTCCGAAAGCACTTTCCGGCGGCCAACGTCAGCGTGTTGCCATGGGCCGCGCCATTGTGCGTCAGCCCAAGGCCTTCCTCTTTGACGAGCCGCTTTCCAACCTCGACGCACGGCTGCGCGAGCAGATGCGTGCTGAAATCAAGAAGCTGCATGGCGAGCTGAAAGCCACGTCGATCTATGTAACGCATGACCAGATCGAAGCCATGACTCTGGCTGACCGTATTGTCGCCATGCATGGTGGCGTGGTGCAACAGGTCGGCTCTCCACTGGAGCTTTATGACCACCCGGCCAATCTCTTCGTGGCAGGTTTCATCGGCTCACCCGCCATGAACTTCCTCGATGTGACCTATCTTGAACAGGATGGTGGTCCACGTCTGAAACTCAAGGACGGCACGCTCATCGCATTGCCGCAGCCCGTAAAACTCAAGGATGGCGGGAACGCCACGCTTGGCATTCGTCCAGAGCATGTGCATATCGAGAATTCAGCAGGCCTGACGACTGATGTCGATCTGGTCGAGCCAACCGGCTTCGGCATTATCCTGCATCTCAGCCTGCATGGATTGCCGTTCAAGATTTTCACGCTGGATCGCGATGCGCTTCATGCGCAGGGTTCCATTCAGGTGAGCTTCCCAGCACAGCATCTCCATCTGTTCGATCGCGAAGGAAATCGCGTCGAGAGTGCTTAA
- a CDS encoding dihydrodipicolinate synthase family protein, which produces MAHNHSGQERFGLSAALTTPFDADGKIDVGRALKHALARLDSGCSSVTLFGTTGEGASIADAERAALLDAFIAQGFPASNIVVGVMENSIADAVLQAGDALRRGCKAILLAPPSYFKNLSDEGLFNWFSAVFKGLGSNARSIILYNIPSVTAVELSVDLIGRLRATFGDIIIGVKDSSGNWAYTEKLLAAHKDIAILIGDERDLAAGVRLGGQGAISGMANLFPDRLLGMINDGQDDAELVGAVQQLLNYPVTPAVKAMVARHTGDKEWRRVRAPLISLNDADFDAIGSVFDRLHMAKAA; this is translated from the coding sequence TTGGCGCATAATCATTCAGGGCAGGAGCGCTTTGGGCTCTCTGCAGCGCTTACGACGCCATTCGATGCAGATGGCAAAATCGATGTCGGCCGTGCACTGAAGCACGCTCTCGCACGCCTCGACAGCGGCTGCTCAAGCGTAACCTTATTTGGCACCACTGGCGAAGGGGCATCGATTGCCGATGCTGAGCGCGCAGCACTTCTCGACGCCTTCATTGCGCAGGGTTTCCCGGCTTCGAACATTGTTGTCGGCGTCATGGAAAATTCGATTGCCGATGCGGTCCTGCAGGCAGGTGATGCCCTGCGTCGCGGCTGCAAGGCTATTCTTCTGGCGCCGCCTTCCTATTTCAAGAATCTCTCCGACGAAGGTCTGTTCAACTGGTTTTCAGCGGTGTTCAAAGGTCTGGGCAGTAATGCCCGCAGCATCATTCTCTACAATATTCCGTCGGTGACGGCTGTTGAACTGTCGGTCGATCTCATCGGTCGCCTGCGCGCAACTTTCGGTGACATCATCATCGGCGTGAAGGATTCGTCCGGTAACTGGGCCTATACGGAAAAGTTGCTTGCTGCGCATAAAGACATTGCGATCCTGATCGGCGATGAACGCGACCTTGCTGCCGGCGTACGTCTCGGCGGGCAGGGTGCGATTTCCGGCATGGCCAATCTGTTCCCGGATCGCCTGCTGGGCATGATCAACGACGGTCAGGACGATGCCGAACTGGTCGGCGCAGTACAGCAATTGCTGAACTATCCGGTAACGCCTGCGGTCAAGGCCATGGTGGCGCGTCATACGGGTGACAAGGAATGGCGTCGCGTACGTGCACCGCTGATTTCACTGAATGATGCGGATTTCGATGCAATCGGCAGTGTATTCGACCGTTTGCATATGGCAAAAGCAGCTTAA
- a CDS encoding NUDIX hydrolase, producing the protein MKTILIAAAIVRDEAGRFLLVRKRGSEIFFQPGGKIDAGEQPQIALIREIEEELGILIDESQLSYAAKMSAPAANELDATVEAELFHLSLKEGQVPAASSEIEELIWLKAGDQSRPVALLSQSIQARFSDAV; encoded by the coding sequence ATGAAAACGATTCTTATTGCAGCAGCCATTGTCCGCGATGAGGCAGGCCGTTTCCTCCTCGTGCGCAAGCGCGGCAGCGAGATTTTCTTCCAGCCCGGCGGCAAGATCGATGCGGGCGAGCAGCCTCAAATCGCACTCATCCGTGAGATCGAGGAAGAACTCGGCATTCTCATTGATGAGAGCCAGTTAAGCTATGCTGCGAAAATGTCAGCGCCTGCAGCTAACGAGCTCGACGCCACGGTTGAAGCCGAGCTGTTCCATCTTAGCCTTAAGGAAGGGCAGGTGCCTGCCGCTTCCAGCGAGATTGAAGAACTGATCTGGCTCAAGGCTGGCGATCAAAGCCGTCCCGTTGCCCTGCTTTCGCAGAGCATTCAGGCGCGGTTTTCGGATGCAGTTTAA
- the rutR gene encoding HTH-type transcriptional regulator RutR has product MATAPSDSRTDTVENEKMSNDKSEGATRIQGINRRLILDAALEVFSAYGFRGSTVDQIAEKAGMSKPNLLYYFPRKQNIYVTVLEDTLATWLEPFEHINPDGDPLEELRRYIAVKLEMSAKKPEASRLFANEILHGAPAISDFLKGHLKQLVDEKAAVIHRWIAEKRLAPVDPYHLIFTIWAVTQHYSDFSVQVGAVLGRRSEEAGFYDETAKAVSAIILDGIRPRNENSSS; this is encoded by the coding sequence ATGGCCACAGCTCCTTCAGACTCACGGACCGACACGGTTGAAAACGAGAAGATGTCGAACGACAAGTCGGAAGGCGCGACGCGCATTCAGGGTATAAATCGCAGGCTTATCCTCGATGCAGCGCTGGAGGTTTTTTCCGCTTATGGCTTTCGAGGTTCGACAGTCGACCAGATCGCCGAGAAGGCAGGCATGTCGAAGCCAAACCTGCTTTATTATTTCCCGCGCAAGCAGAACATTTATGTGACCGTGCTGGAAGATACGCTTGCCACCTGGCTGGAGCCTTTCGAACACATTAATCCGGACGGTGATCCGCTGGAAGAATTGCGGCGCTACATTGCTGTGAAGCTTGAAATGTCGGCGAAGAAACCGGAGGCTTCGCGCCTTTTCGCCAATGAAATTCTGCATGGCGCTCCGGCGATTTCTGACTTTCTCAAAGGGCACCTGAAGCAGTTGGTCGATGAAAAAGCGGCAGTCATTCATCGATGGATTGCTGAAAAACGCTTGGCTCCGGTCGATCCTTATCATCTGATTTTCACCATATGGGCGGTAACGCAGCACTATTCGGATTTTTCCGTGCAGGTCGGGGCCGTTCTCGGCAGGCGATCGGAGGAGGCCGGTTTTTATGATGAGACGGCCAAAGCGGTGAGTGCCATTATTCTTGACGGCATCCGCCCACGAAACGAGAATTCGTCATCATGA
- a CDS encoding carbohydrate ABC transporter permease codes for MNDTASIKAPVHNDVPRQDRRSFLQRLAHASEPYLYSAPALILIGAIMLVPLVLGVSYAFRDIQLLNPFSGGYVGLDHFRELATDQAFYRSLKNTLWWTGCSVLLQFVFGLILALLLDKPFAGRGIAQALIFLPWAVPTFLTGLNWAWLFNPVIGPLPHWLHAIGILSAPDNILSDPNLAMWGIITAGVWWGIPFFAITMLAALQAIPRDLYEAAAIDGAGPVQRFLSITLPYLAPTMAITILLRTVWIANSADLIVVMTGGGPADRTQIVASYIFTQAFKRLDFGYASAIAMVLLVLLMVYSMLIVLLRQTLLNKD; via the coding sequence ATGAACGACACCGCTTCCATAAAGGCCCCGGTGCACAACGACGTGCCAAGACAGGATCGCCGCAGTTTTCTGCAGCGACTTGCGCACGCCTCCGAACCTTATCTCTACAGCGCCCCCGCACTGATCCTCATCGGCGCCATCATGCTGGTTCCGCTGGTCCTCGGCGTCTCCTATGCCTTTCGCGACATTCAGTTGCTTAACCCGTTTTCGGGTGGCTATGTAGGGCTTGATCATTTCCGCGAACTTGCGACGGATCAGGCTTTCTATCGTTCTTTGAAGAACACACTCTGGTGGACCGGCTGTTCGGTGCTGCTGCAATTCGTGTTCGGGCTTATTCTTGCCCTGCTGCTCGACAAGCCATTCGCCGGACGCGGCATTGCGCAGGCATTGATCTTTCTGCCATGGGCTGTACCGACATTCCTCACCGGCCTTAACTGGGCGTGGCTGTTCAATCCGGTGATCGGTCCGCTGCCGCACTGGCTACATGCAATCGGCATTCTGAGCGCACCAGACAACATCCTGTCCGACCCCAATCTGGCCATGTGGGGCATCATTACCGCCGGTGTGTGGTGGGGTATTCCGTTCTTTGCCATCACCATGCTGGCCGCTTTGCAGGCCATCCCCCGCGATCTTTATGAAGCAGCAGCGATTGATGGCGCTGGCCCCGTGCAGCGTTTTCTCTCGATCACGCTTCCATATCTCGCGCCAACCATGGCTATCACCATTTTGCTGCGCACCGTCTGGATTGCCAACAGTGCCGATCTGATTGTCGTGATGACCGGTGGCGGCCCTGCCGACCGGACACAGATCGTCGCCAGCTACATCTTCACGCAGGCCTTCAAACGGCTCGATTTCGGCTATGCCTCGGCAATTGCGATGGTCCTGCTTGTCCTGCTGATGGTCTATTCGATGCTCATCGTGCTGTTGCGCCAGACGCTGCTGAACAAGGATTGA
- a CDS encoding aldo/keto reductase translates to MQLKASEKRTLGRTGLTVTALGLGTAPLGGLYAPVSRADADALLEAGWGSGIRYFDSAPMYGYGRCEHLLGDMLREKPERAVISTKVGRLMTNERAGRTLPPSPPKNPLDSGWHNGLNFREVFDYSYDGVMRSFDDSQQRLGFPEIDLLYVHDIGRVTHGDRHELHWNALTKGGGFRALTELRAAGNIKGFGLGVNEWQIIRDALEEADLDCSLLAGRYSLLDQVSEKEFLPLAQKRGMALVIAGVFNSGILAAPRGGEQKFDYADAPAEIIVRTNRLHDICDEYHVPLAAAAMQFPLRHEAVSSILIGVRSPEQIRQNVVWFEQSIPDEFWNMLRSEGLIS, encoded by the coding sequence ATGCAATTGAAGGCATCCGAAAAGCGGACGCTTGGCCGAACTGGTTTGACTGTAACCGCGCTTGGTCTGGGAACCGCGCCTTTGGGCGGACTGTATGCGCCGGTTTCGCGTGCTGATGCGGACGCTTTGCTGGAAGCTGGTTGGGGCAGCGGTATCCGTTATTTCGACAGTGCGCCGATGTATGGCTATGGCCGATGCGAGCACCTTCTTGGCGATATGCTGCGTGAAAAACCCGAGCGCGCCGTCATTTCCACCAAAGTCGGGCGTCTGATGACCAATGAGCGTGCTGGTCGCACGCTGCCACCATCGCCGCCAAAGAATCCGCTCGATTCGGGCTGGCATAATGGCCTCAATTTCCGTGAGGTTTTCGATTACAGCTATGATGGCGTCATGCGCAGCTTCGATGACAGCCAACAGCGCCTCGGCTTTCCTGAAATCGATCTGCTTTATGTCCACGATATTGGCCGTGTGACCCATGGCGACAGACACGAGCTTCACTGGAATGCGCTGACCAAGGGGGGCGGCTTCCGTGCGCTGACCGAGTTGCGCGCGGCAGGTAATATCAAGGGCTTTGGTCTTGGCGTGAATGAATGGCAGATCATTCGCGATGCGCTGGAAGAGGCTGATCTTGATTGCTCGCTTCTCGCTGGCCGTTACTCACTGCTCGATCAGGTTTCCGAAAAAGAATTCCTGCCGCTGGCGCAAAAGCGCGGCATGGCGCTGGTGATTGCTGGTGTATTCAATTCAGGCATTCTGGCGGCACCGCGCGGCGGCGAACAGAAGTTCGACTATGCTGATGCACCTGCTGAAATCATTGTACGCACCAATCGCCTGCATGATATTTGCGATGAGTATCATGTGCCGCTTGCCGCTGCTGCCATGCAGTTTCCGTTGAGGCATGAGGCCGTTAGCTCCATTCTGATCGGCGTCCGTTCGCCAGAACAGATCAGGCAAAATGTGGTCTGGTTCGAGCAGTCGATTCCGGATGAATTCTGGAACATGCTTCGCTCGGAAGGCCTCATTTCCTAA
- a CDS encoding carbohydrate ABC transporter permease, which produces MTNRKLLLVGAHRIAILLFVLFALFPIFWLVKVSVTPNDLLYSEGVRLWPSRMTFDHFSHVLNNSSFPLFFRNSLIVSGSTAIIVTLLASLSGYALSRFNFRAKYWIVALMLLTQMFPLVMLIAPIYKIMAPLGLTNSLIGLIIVYSAFNVPFATFLMQSFFDGIPKDLEEAAKIDGATQFMAFRQIILPLTLPGIAATLGFVFTAAWSELLFALMLISGNDSATFPVGLLSFVSKFSVDFGQMMAAGVLALIPACLFFFLIQRYLVQGLTAGAVKG; this is translated from the coding sequence ATGACAAACCGTAAACTCCTCCTTGTCGGCGCGCATCGCATTGCCATTCTGCTGTTTGTTCTGTTCGCGCTGTTTCCGATCTTCTGGCTGGTGAAGGTTTCCGTTACCCCCAATGATCTGCTTTACAGCGAAGGCGTGCGGCTCTGGCCATCGCGCATGACGTTCGATCACTTCAGCCATGTGTTGAACAACAGCTCATTTCCGCTGTTCTTCCGCAACAGCCTGATCGTATCCGGCTCAACCGCCATCATCGTTACGCTACTGGCATCGCTCTCCGGCTATGCACTGTCACGTTTCAATTTCCGTGCAAAATACTGGATTGTGGCGCTGATGCTGCTGACGCAGATGTTCCCGCTCGTGATGCTGATCGCGCCGATCTACAAGATCATGGCACCGCTCGGTCTCACCAACAGCCTGATCGGCCTCATCATCGTCTATTCGGCATTCAATGTGCCTTTTGCAACCTTCCTGATGCAATCGTTCTTCGACGGCATTCCGAAGGATCTCGAAGAAGCCGCCAAGATCGACGGCGCAACGCAGTTCATGGCTTTCCGCCAGATTATTCTGCCGCTGACCCTGCCTGGCATTGCAGCAACGCTTGGCTTTGTTTTCACCGCAGCGTGGAGCGAGCTTCTGTTCGCGCTGATGCTGATTTCCGGCAATGATTCAGCCACGTTCCCGGTCGGGCTTTTGAGCTTCGTCTCAAAGTTTTCGGTCGATTTCGGACAGATGATGGCAGCGGGTGTGCTCGCGCTGATCCCGGCCTGTCTCTTCTTCTTCCTCATTCAACGATATCTCGTGCAGGGCCTGACGGCTGGCGCGGTCAAAGGCTGA
- a CDS encoding PfkB family carbohydrate kinase produces MTSKILCVGALTMDTIFRLDTLPEQAGKYLPREAVEIAAGMASSAAAAIARLGGDVALWASAGTDPVGDRAVAELEAEGIDCSYIRRLEGARTAFSSILVDANGERIIVPFYDRKLASPSDLVPPIVAGAYAAVMTDVRWPWAAETALRAARDAGIPAILDADTAPVELLETLLPLATHIVASEPAAISVTGTTDLHECVRILSNRYDVFTSVTAGADGCYWTEGAGKPVSHVAGFKVNAVDTLAAGDVFHGAFAHGLVEGKPMTDIIRFANASAAIKCARFGGRAGSPSKTEVLSFIETGVVPVR; encoded by the coding sequence ATGACTTCCAAAATTCTCTGTGTCGGTGCCCTCACAATGGACACCATTTTCCGCCTCGACACGCTTCCCGAACAGGCAGGCAAATATCTGCCGCGCGAAGCGGTCGAGATTGCAGCTGGCATGGCCTCGAGCGCCGCTGCCGCGATTGCCCGGCTTGGCGGCGACGTGGCGCTCTGGGCTTCTGCGGGGACTGATCCGGTGGGCGATCGCGCCGTCGCCGAACTGGAAGCCGAAGGCATTGATTGTTCCTATATCCGGCGGCTGGAAGGCGCACGCACGGCCTTCTCTTCAATCCTTGTCGATGCAAATGGCGAACGCATCATTGTGCCCTTTTATGATCGCAAGCTTGCAAGCCCGTCTGATCTGGTGCCGCCGATTGTGGCGGGAGCCTATGCGGCTGTTATGACCGATGTGCGCTGGCCGTGGGCTGCGGAAACGGCGCTGCGTGCGGCTCGCGATGCCGGTATTCCGGCGATTCTGGATGCCGATACCGCGCCTGTCGAATTGCTGGAAACGCTGCTACCGCTTGCAACCCATATTGTTGCGTCGGAACCCGCTGCAATCAGCGTCACGGGCACGACGGATCTGCACGAATGCGTCCGTATTCTTAGCAACCGCTATGATGTTTTCACATCCGTCACGGCTGGCGCAGATGGCTGCTATTGGACTGAAGGTGCTGGCAAGCCTGTTTCCCATGTGGCGGGCTTCAAGGTTAATGCAGTCGATACGCTGGCCGCGGGCGACGTCTTCCATGGCGCTTTCGCGCATGGTCTGGTGGAAGGGAAGCCGATGACCGACATCATCCGCTTTGCCAATGCTTCCGCCGCCATCAAATGCGCGCGCTTCGGTGGACGTGCCGGTTCGCCAAGCAAAACAGAAGTTCTTTCTTTCATCGAAACCGGCGTTGTTCCAGTCCGATAA
- a CDS encoding PLP-dependent transferase: MTDGMDPLDFAALTVAHDESNAYDAVVPPIVQTSLFTFPSYDDMVASYRGEKVRPIYTRGLNPTVRAFEEMLAKLEGGEDALGFASGMAAISSSVLAFVNPGDRIVAVRHVYPDAFRLFGTIMKRMQVQVDYVDGRDEEAVAKALPGAKLFYMESPTSWVMEAHDVGALAAIARQHGVLSIIDNSWASPIFQRPLSLGVDLVVHSASKYLGGHSDVVAGVVTGSKALINTIRAETYPYLGGKLSPFDAWLLVRGMRTLPTRMKAHEASALEIAKRLQALDVVETVCHPALANRLPAGLKGTSGLFSVIFREGVNIREFCNHLDLFKLGVSWGGHESLIVPGEVVLQQKAQPNSAHTFGIDPRSVRLHVGLEGTEALWRDIEGALAASTE; encoded by the coding sequence ATGACCGACGGGATGGATCCGCTGGATTTCGCAGCGCTTACGGTTGCTCATGATGAAAGCAATGCCTACGACGCCGTGGTTCCACCCATCGTGCAGACCTCGCTTTTCACCTTCCCAAGCTATGACGACATGGTCGCCTCTTATCGCGGCGAAAAGGTTCGCCCGATCTACACACGCGGCCTCAACCCGACCGTGCGGGCATTTGAAGAAATGCTGGCAAAACTTGAAGGCGGCGAAGACGCGCTGGGCTTTGCCAGCGGCATGGCTGCCATCTCTTCAAGTGTGCTGGCCTTCGTCAATCCCGGTGATCGCATCGTTGCGGTACGTCATGTCTACCCGGATGCATTCCGCCTGTTTGGCACCATTATGAAGCGTATGCAGGTGCAGGTAGACTACGTCGATGGCCGCGACGAGGAAGCGGTTGCAAAAGCCCTGCCCGGTGCAAAGCTCTTCTACATGGAAAGCCCGACGAGCTGGGTCATGGAAGCCCATGATGTCGGTGCCCTGGCAGCGATTGCCAGGCAGCATGGCGTGCTGAGCATCATCGACAACAGCTGGGCCAGCCCGATCTTCCAGCGCCCACTGTCGCTTGGCGTTGATCTCGTCGTGCATTCGGCATCGAAATATCTCGGTGGCCATAGCGATGTCGTGGCCGGTGTCGTGACCGGATCGAAAGCCCTGATCAATACAATCCGCGCAGAAACCTATCCATATCTCGGCGGCAAGCTTTCACCGTTTGATGCGTGGCTTCTGGTGCGTGGCATGCGCACTTTGCCGACGCGCATGAAGGCGCACGAGGCTTCGGCACTGGAAATTGCAAAGCGTCTTCAGGCACTGGATGTGGTTGAAACCGTCTGCCACCCGGCACTTGCCAATCGTCTGCCTGCGGGTCTCAAGGGCACGTCCGGCCTGTTCTCGGTCATCTTCCGGGAAGGCGTGAACATTCGCGAATTCTGCAATCATCTCGATCTGTTCAAGCTCGGCGTGAGCTGGGGCGGTCATGAAAGCCTGATCGTGCCGGGCGAAGTCGTGCTGCAGCAGAAAGCACAGCCAAATTCGGCACATACGTTCGGCATCGACCCGCGCTCCGTGCGCCTGCATGTCGGACTGGAAGGAACGGAAGCGCTGTGGCGGGATATTGAAGGAGCGCTCGCAGCATCGACCGAATAA